From Piliocolobus tephrosceles isolate RC106 chromosome 16, ASM277652v3, whole genome shotgun sequence, the proteins below share one genomic window:
- the TOB1 gene encoding protein Tob1: MQLEIQVALNFIISYLYNKLPRRRVNIFGEELERLLKKKYEGHWYPEKPYKGSGFRCIHIGEKVDPVIEQASKESGLDIDDVRGNLPQDLSVWIDPFEVSYQIGEKGPVKVLYVDDNNENGCELDKEIKNSFNPEAQVFMPISDPASSVSSSPSPPFGHSAAVSPTFMPRSTQPLTFTTATFAATKFGSTKMKNSGRSNKVARTSPINLGLNVNDLLKQKAISSSMHSLYGLGLGSQQQPQQQQQPAQPPPPPPPPQQQQQQKTSALSPNAKEFIFPNMQGQGSSTNGMFPGDSPLNLSPLQYSNAFDVFAAYGGLNEKSFVDGLNFSLNNMQYSNQQFQPVMAN; the protein is encoded by the coding sequence ATGCAGCTTGAAATCCAAGTAGcactaaattttattatttcatatttgtaCAATAAGCTTCCCAGGAGACGTGTCAACATTTTTGGTGAAGAACTTGAAAGACTTCTTAAGAAGAAATATGAAGGGCACTGGTATCCTGAAAAGCCATACAAAGGATCGGGGTTTAGATGTATACACATAGGGGAGAAAGTGGACCCAGTGATTGAACAAGCATCCAAAGAGAGTGGTTTGGACATTGATGATGTTCGTGGCAATCTGCCACAGGATCTTAGTGTTTGGATCGACCCATTTGAGGTTTCTTACCAAATTGGTGAAAAGGGACCAGTGAAGGTGCTTTACGTGgatgataataatgaaaatggaTGTGAGTTGGATAAGGAGATCAAAAACAGCTTTAACCCAGAGGCCCAGGTTTTTATGCCCATAAGTGACCCAGCCTCATCAGTGTCCAGCTCTCCATCGCCTCCTTTTGGTCACTCTGCTGCTGTAAGCCCTACCTTCATGCCCCGATCCACTCAGCCTTTAACCTTTACCACTGCCACTTTTGCTGCCACCAAGTTCGGCTCTACCAAAATGAAGAATAGCGGCCGTAGCAACAAGGTTGCACGTACTTCTCCTATCAACCTCGGCTTGAATGTGAATGACCTCTTGAAGCAGAAAGCCATCtcttcctcaatgcactctctgTATGGGCTTGGCTTGGGTAgccagcagcagccacagcaacagcagcagccagcccagccgccgccgccaccaccaccaccacagcaacaacaacagcagaaaACCTCTGCTCTTTCTCCTAATGCcaaggaatttatttttcctaatatgcAGGGTCAAGGTAGTAGTACCAATGGAATGTTCCCAGGTGACAGCCCCCTTAACCTCAGTCCTCTCCAGTACAGTAATGCCTTTGATGTGTTTGCGGCCTATGGAGGCCTCAATGAGAAGTCTTTTGTAGATGGCTTGAATTTTAGCTTAAATAACATGCAGTATTCTAACCAGCAATTCCAGCCTGTTAtggctaactaa